In Penaeus vannamei isolate JL-2024 chromosome 15, ASM4276789v1, whole genome shotgun sequence, the following are encoded in one genomic region:
- the LOC138864107 gene encoding uncharacterized protein, with product MPRLCPSWVTLVIHPITWPDIRPTQFDLTRDPASPLPPAAAPSTVQSRIVFVSTLDYDEVLNGSPVDYDEVLNGFPVHYDEILNGPPVDYDEPLNGSPVDYDEPLNVDYNEPLNGFPVDYNEPLNGSPVDYDEVLNGSPVDYDEVLNGSPPLNGFPVDYDEVLNGSPVDYDEPLNVFPVDYDEPLIGFPVDYDEVLNGSPVDYDEPLNGFSVDYDEPLNGSPVDYDEEVSRRIGLAAGVKNSLDKMKPGHYPVPWSLHAFWNRSLRRIMGYS from the exons ATGCCCCGCTTGTGCCCCTCATGGGTGACTCTAGTTATACACCCCATCACTTGGCCAGACATAAGGCCGACCCAGTTTGACCTCACACGTGACCCAGCCTCTCCGCTACCGCCCGCAGCCGCACCCAGCACTGTCCAGTCTCGTATCGTCTTTGTTTCTACTC tagactacgacgaggtacttaatggctctccagtagactacgacgaggtacttaatggctttCCAGTACACTACGACGAGATACTTAATGGccctccagtagactacgacgagccacttaatggctctccagtagactacgacgaaccacttaatg tagactacaacgagccacttaatggctttccagtagactacaacgagccacttaatggctctccggtAGACTatgacgaggtacttaatggctctccagtagactacgacgaggtacttaatggctctcca ccacttaatggctttccagtagactacgacgaggtacttaatggctctccagtagactacgacgaaccACTTAATGtctttccagtagactacgacgagccacttattggctttccagtagactacgacgaggtacttaatggctctccagtagactacgatgAACCACTTAATGGCTTttcagtagactacgacgagccacttaatggctctccggtagactacgacgag gaagtcagcagacggattggcctggcagcaggggtcaagaactcactcgacaaga tgaaacctggacattatcctgtgccttggagtcttcaTGCCTTCTggaataggtccttgcgccggatcatggggtacagttga